In Leucobacter sp. CX169, a single genomic region encodes these proteins:
- a CDS encoding cation diffusion facilitator family transporter codes for MTSKNSVGTPPDRNDAHSHDEHSHEHDHSHGTEFSDGHPARPEAQDGGGHGHDHNHGLDGHATSGGKHRKKLVIVLSITATIFIVQLIGAYISGSLALLADAGHMLTDATGVLIALIATFVAALPATSKRTFGLMRIEVLSAMINGIVLSVICVVIVYSAIQRIGSDVEIETGPMLIAAIVGAVANVISLLILQSGQKESINIRGAYLEVLGDLIGSGAVIVAGFIIMFTGWNWVDQVAAFAIALLIAPRAYSLLKDVVHILMESTPKDVDLDQTREHLLSVPGVQEVHDLHAWTITSGVNALSAHVVIDEQDLDSRGYHKILDELHTCISEHFDTSHCTLQLEPVPHAEHEHSLHP; via the coding sequence ATGACCTCCAAAAATTCCGTGGGCACTCCGCCGGATCGCAATGACGCGCACTCCCACGACGAGCACAGCCACGAGCACGACCACAGTCACGGCACCGAGTTCAGCGACGGCCACCCCGCCCGCCCCGAGGCGCAAGACGGCGGCGGTCACGGCCACGACCACAACCACGGCCTGGACGGCCACGCGACGTCAGGCGGCAAGCACCGCAAGAAGCTGGTGATCGTCCTCAGCATCACCGCAACGATCTTCATCGTGCAACTCATCGGCGCGTACATCTCGGGATCGCTTGCGCTGCTCGCCGACGCGGGTCACATGCTCACCGACGCGACCGGCGTACTCATCGCCCTGATCGCGACATTTGTTGCCGCGCTACCCGCGACCTCGAAGCGCACCTTCGGCCTGATGCGCATCGAGGTCCTCTCCGCGATGATCAACGGCATCGTCCTCAGCGTCATCTGCGTCGTGATCGTCTACAGCGCGATCCAGCGCATCGGAAGCGACGTTGAGATCGAGACGGGCCCAATGCTCATCGCCGCCATTGTCGGCGCGGTCGCGAACGTCATCTCTCTCTTGATCCTGCAGTCGGGCCAAAAGGAGAGTATCAATATCCGCGGCGCCTACCTGGAGGTTCTGGGCGACCTCATCGGTTCGGGTGCGGTCATTGTGGCCGGATTCATCATCATGTTCACCGGGTGGAACTGGGTTGACCAGGTGGCCGCCTTCGCGATCGCGCTCCTCATCGCCCCCCGCGCCTACAGCCTCCTCAAGGATGTCGTCCACATCCTGATGGAAAGCACACCGAAGGACGTTGACCTCGACCAGACCCGCGAGCACCTGCTCTCGGTGCCCGGCGTGCAAGAGGTGCATGACCTGCACGCTTGGACGATTACCTCCGGCGTCAACGCCCTCTCGGCGCACGTCGTGATTGACGAGCAGGATCTCGACTCTCGCGGCTACCACAAAATTCTCGACGAGCTCCACACCTGCATCAGCGAGCATTTCGACACCAGCCACTGCACGCTGCAACTCGAACCGGTTCCACACGCCGAACACGAGCACAGCCTGCACCCGTAG
- a CDS encoding FAD-binding oxidoreductase has protein sequence MKKTEHPNVKMHSYWLDTSTPSGDYTQTDIPKEVDVAVVGAGFTGLSTAYHAARAGKSVAVLEANTVNWGASGRNGGMATTGLAIGFRNAIKRYGEERAVKYFTEYNDAIDLIENLVKDNDLQVDYARTGKMNLAWKESHFEGMKQTAEALKRLVGQPVKLVDKANIHSEIGSDVYHGAMVDPLGAGMHVGKFGHELGRLALEEGATIHEKAEVYDLTRIGSGTVHDLKTTRGNIRAGSVVLGTSGYTGKPFGWQQRRVIPVGSFIVVTEPLPQELVDELMPNRRMASDSKNFIYYFRITPDNRLLFGGRARFALSDPSQDRESGEILKKAMHYIFPQTKNARIDYMWGGLVDISMDQMVHAGQHKGLYYSLNYSGHGVQMATYMGKVMTEVITGNPSANVWGDLKNPWIPGYFGNPALHLPVGGAYYALQDKLS, from the coding sequence ATGAAGAAGACGGAGCACCCGAACGTGAAGATGCACTCCTACTGGCTCGATACTTCGACGCCGAGCGGTGACTACACCCAGACCGATATTCCCAAGGAGGTCGATGTCGCCGTTGTCGGCGCCGGGTTTACCGGACTGTCGACGGCCTACCACGCGGCACGCGCCGGCAAGTCGGTCGCTGTCCTCGAAGCAAACACGGTCAACTGGGGTGCATCAGGTCGCAACGGCGGCATGGCGACCACCGGTCTCGCGATCGGCTTCCGCAACGCGATCAAGCGCTACGGCGAGGAACGAGCGGTCAAGTACTTCACCGAGTACAACGACGCGATCGACCTCATCGAGAACCTCGTCAAGGACAACGACTTGCAGGTTGACTACGCGCGCACCGGCAAGATGAACCTGGCCTGGAAAGAGTCCCACTTCGAGGGGATGAAGCAGACCGCCGAGGCCCTCAAGCGGCTCGTGGGGCAGCCGGTGAAGCTTGTCGACAAGGCGAATATTCACTCTGAGATCGGCTCTGACGTGTATCACGGCGCCATGGTCGACCCCCTGGGCGCCGGCATGCACGTCGGCAAGTTCGGCCACGAGCTCGGACGTCTCGCCCTCGAAGAAGGCGCGACCATTCACGAGAAGGCGGAGGTGTATGACCTCACCCGCATCGGCAGTGGCACCGTGCACGACCTCAAGACCACTCGCGGGAACATCCGCGCGGGCAGCGTCGTGCTCGGCACGAGCGGGTACACCGGCAAGCCCTTCGGCTGGCAGCAGCGACGGGTGATCCCGGTGGGAAGCTTCATCGTGGTGACTGAGCCGCTGCCCCAGGAGCTCGTTGATGAGCTGATGCCGAACCGTCGCATGGCGTCGGATAGCAAGAACTTCATCTACTACTTCCGGATTACGCCGGACAACCGCCTGCTTTTTGGTGGTCGCGCACGCTTTGCACTGTCTGATCCCTCGCAGGATCGCGAGAGCGGCGAGATCTTGAAGAAGGCGATGCACTACATCTTCCCTCAGACGAAGAACGCACGCATTGACTACATGTGGGGCGGGCTGGTTGACATTTCGATGGACCAGATGGTGCACGCCGGCCAGCACAAGGGCCTGTACTACTCGCTCAACTACTCGGGTCATGGCGTGCAGATGGCGACCTACATGGGCAAGGTTATGACCGAGGTGATTACGGGCAACCCGTCGGCGAACGTCTGGGGCGACTTGAAGAACCCCTGGATTCCCGGCTACTTCGGAAATCCGGCTTTGCACCTTCCGGTTGGCGGGGCCTATTACGCCCTGCAAGACAAGCTGAGCTAG
- a CDS encoding aldehyde dehydrogenase family protein, producing MSTCMCETVEMPQVGFEPGLEERRIPGGAYIDGKWITSELSLAVTDPEDDSLIAHVYVGDVHDMDRAVAGVERSLREDPWELWERRETLERAAAIVRDEADRLARIISAESSKTITEATREAARTAETLRLSAASAHLLEGETLPLADTPRGAGKIGWNRRVPLGVIAAITPFNDPMNLVAHKIGPGLIAGNAIVLKPAQTTPLSALALVDILLRAGMPAKRMAVLVTGREAGTALVSDPRVAAVSFTGGPVTGDALARIAGARKMLMELGGNNAVVVCEDGDVSAAAAGIVDGAFGVAGQNCLSVQRVFVHRSRYDELVAQVLAGTAKLVVGSKKDTATDVGPLISEREAQRMADWVAESIADGARVAIGGERRGAFFTPTVLVDVPERARVLHDEIFGPIVSILPFDDFDRTLDRVNDTDFGLQAGIYTASMATAMYAVERLHVGSVLINETSDFRIDSMPFGGSKRSGVGREGVASAVREMSEPKNVIISRLG from the coding sequence ATGAGTACCTGTATGTGTGAAACCGTCGAGATGCCCCAGGTCGGGTTTGAGCCCGGCTTGGAAGAGCGTCGTATCCCCGGTGGTGCATATATCGACGGGAAGTGGATCACCAGCGAGCTTTCGCTCGCGGTGACCGACCCTGAGGACGACAGCCTCATCGCTCACGTGTACGTCGGCGACGTGCACGACATGGACCGCGCCGTAGCTGGAGTGGAGCGGAGTCTGCGGGAGGACCCGTGGGAACTGTGGGAGCGACGAGAGACACTCGAGCGTGCGGCGGCCATCGTCCGCGACGAAGCAGATCGGCTCGCGCGGATCATCTCAGCAGAGAGCAGTAAAACGATCACCGAAGCGACGCGAGAGGCGGCTCGCACCGCTGAGACGCTGCGACTCTCGGCGGCCTCGGCGCACTTGTTGGAGGGCGAAACCCTGCCTCTTGCCGATACGCCCCGGGGTGCGGGAAAGATTGGGTGGAACCGTCGTGTGCCGCTTGGTGTCATCGCCGCAATCACCCCGTTCAACGACCCGATGAACCTGGTCGCGCACAAGATCGGTCCCGGCCTGATCGCCGGCAACGCGATCGTGCTTAAGCCGGCGCAGACGACGCCACTGTCGGCATTGGCGCTCGTTGATATTCTGCTGCGGGCCGGCATGCCGGCAAAGCGGATGGCGGTCCTCGTTACAGGGCGGGAGGCGGGCACGGCGCTGGTGAGCGACCCGCGCGTGGCGGCCGTCTCGTTCACCGGGGGACCGGTCACCGGCGACGCGCTCGCGCGTATTGCCGGTGCACGAAAAATGCTGATGGAGTTGGGCGGCAACAATGCCGTCGTCGTCTGTGAGGACGGCGACGTGTCGGCCGCCGCCGCCGGAATCGTCGACGGCGCCTTCGGAGTCGCCGGGCAGAATTGCCTGTCCGTGCAGCGCGTCTTCGTGCACCGCAGCCGCTACGACGAACTCGTCGCACAGGTGCTTGCGGGTACCGCGAAGCTCGTTGTCGGCTCGAAGAAAGATACCGCGACCGACGTCGGGCCACTGATCTCTGAACGCGAGGCGCAGCGCATGGCGGACTGGGTGGCCGAGTCGATCGCCGACGGCGCGCGCGTCGCCATTGGTGGCGAGCGTCGCGGGGCCTTCTTTACCCCCACCGTGCTGGTCGATGTTCCCGAACGCGCGCGCGTGCTCCACGACGAGATATTCGGACCTATCGTGTCGATCCTGCCCTTTGACGACTTTGATCGCACGCTTGACCGGGTGAACGACACCGATTTCGGCCTGCAGGCCGGCATCTACACCGCGTCGATGGCCACAGCGATGTACGCGGTGGAGCGCCTGCACGTAGGCAGTGTGCTCATCAACGAGACGAGCGACTTCCGTATCGACTCGATGCCGTTTGGCGGCTCGAAGCGGTCCGGCGTCGGTCGTGAGGGCGTCGCGAGCGCGGTCCGTGAGATGAGCGAACCAAAGAACGTCATCATCAGTCGACTGGGCTGA
- a CDS encoding alanine racemase has product MQQFPQVIERLGDQISTPAPIVLIDVVDDNIARMQEFADAHGKDLRPHVKTHKCLEIGRMQLEAGAIGLTAGNLSEAEIFAEDGCADIFLAYPLWAGGAKAERLQRLAQETQLSVGAESIAAIDQLAAAMGELVGLLGVVIEVDCGAGRSGVPPEAAGALAAHAQSRGLEPLGVFTYPGHGGRLGAREAAAADQADALRRAVASFANVGLEAHVVSAASTPTAAYSTDPVITEIRPGEYVFNDYDNARLGDCETGQIGLFVASTVVSDQGHRHVIIDAGTKALAREGSPERGFGQVPSFDGVLAKLNEYHGFLELPIGGERPTVGDRIAVVPHHVCPVVNAVEELIITDSSGTFHGRWRVAAQGQLN; this is encoded by the coding sequence ATGCAGCAATTCCCTCAGGTGATTGAGCGGCTGGGTGATCAGATCAGCACTCCGGCGCCGATCGTGTTGATCGACGTGGTCGACGACAACATTGCGCGCATGCAAGAGTTTGCCGATGCTCACGGCAAGGACCTGCGCCCGCACGTGAAGACGCACAAGTGCCTCGAGATCGGACGAATGCAGCTCGAGGCTGGCGCCATCGGTTTAACTGCCGGAAACCTGAGCGAGGCAGAGATCTTCGCCGAAGACGGCTGCGCGGACATTTTTCTGGCCTACCCCCTGTGGGCGGGCGGCGCCAAGGCTGAGCGCCTGCAACGGCTGGCGCAGGAGACGCAGCTGAGCGTAGGGGCAGAGAGTATCGCCGCCATCGATCAGCTCGCGGCCGCAATGGGTGAACTCGTTGGCCTGCTCGGCGTCGTGATCGAGGTGGACTGCGGTGCAGGGCGCTCGGGCGTACCCCCGGAAGCCGCGGGGGCCCTCGCGGCGCACGCGCAGTCGCGCGGCCTTGAGCCGCTCGGCGTGTTCACGTACCCGGGCCACGGGGGCAGGCTGGGGGCCCGTGAAGCCGCTGCCGCCGATCAGGCCGACGCGTTGCGCCGTGCGGTCGCATCGTTCGCGAATGTAGGTCTTGAAGCGCACGTCGTCAGCGCCGCATCGACGCCGACCGCGGCGTACAGCACTGACCCGGTGATCACAGAGATTCGCCCGGGGGAGTACGTCTTCAATGACTACGACAACGCGCGGTTGGGAGACTGCGAGACCGGCCAGATCGGCCTCTTTGTCGCGAGTACGGTGGTCAGCGATCAGGGTCACCGGCACGTCATCATCGACGCCGGAACGAAAGCGCTCGCCCGCGAGGGTAGCCCCGAGCGCGGCTTCGGTCAGGTCCCCAGCTTCGATGGTGTGCTGGCGAAGCTCAACGAATATCACGGATTTCTCGAGCTGCCCATCGGGGGCGAGCGCCCGACTGTCGGAGACCGGATCGCGGTAGTGCCGCATCACGTCTGCCCGGTGGTCAACGCGGTCGAAGAGCTCATCATCACTGACAGCTCCGGCACCTTCCACGGGCGATGGCGTGTCGCGGCCCAGGGGCAATTGAACTAG
- a CDS encoding GntR family transcriptional regulator, with translation MNGVNALSAITSRPTAVVIADQLRESIIEGAFAPGDQINEAQVASQLNVSRGPVREALHRLVQEGLLLARPNRGVFVQELSVRDVAEVYEAREVIECAAAEIITKLEPERRNALADSLESVIDRMSVALAKDDWAGLGRIDLEFHTELVADSGNTRLVRAYATLATEALICLRHFPGAYPKPDRVVAGHREISDLLRSGDMTELHLVLHRHLSLNDYPLHTHDADGSLRHGRDEAHEAARV, from the coding sequence ATGAATGGCGTAAACGCACTGTCCGCGATCACGAGTCGGCCCACGGCCGTGGTGATTGCCGATCAGCTTCGCGAGAGCATCATTGAGGGCGCCTTCGCGCCGGGCGATCAGATCAACGAAGCCCAGGTCGCGAGCCAGCTGAATGTCTCGCGCGGTCCGGTCCGTGAGGCCCTGCACCGTCTCGTCCAAGAGGGACTGCTGCTCGCGCGCCCCAATCGCGGCGTCTTCGTCCAAGAACTCAGCGTGCGAGATGTTGCCGAGGTGTACGAGGCGCGCGAAGTCATCGAGTGCGCCGCCGCCGAGATCATCACAAAACTCGAGCCTGAGCGGCGAAACGCGCTTGCCGACAGCCTCGAGTCCGTCATCGATCGAATGTCCGTCGCACTCGCGAAAGACGACTGGGCCGGTCTTGGACGCATCGACCTGGAATTCCACACCGAGCTCGTCGCTGACTCAGGAAACACGCGCCTAGTGCGCGCCTATGCCACCCTGGCCACCGAAGCGCTCATCTGCCTGAGGCATTTTCCTGGAGCGTACCCGAAGCCCGATCGCGTGGTCGCTGGGCACCGCGAGATCTCTGACCTCTTGCGCAGCGGCGATATGACCGAGCTGCACCTCGTGCTCCACCGTCACCTGTCACTCAACGACTACCCGCTGCACACGCACGATGCCGACGGTTCACTGCGCCACGGCCGTGACGAGGCCCACGAAGCGGCGCGCGTGTAA